AGAGCGCAAAGACCTCTTTTTTTTCTGTGTTCTCTGCGTCCTTTGCGGTCATCTTGCAGCACGTATTTGACCACAGAGAGCACAAAGAGCGCAAAGACCTCTTTTTTCTCTGTGTTCTCTGCGTCCTTTGCGGTCATCTTGCAACACGTATTTGACCACAGAGAGCACAAAGAGCGCAAAGACCTCTTTTTTCTCTGTGTTCTCTGCGTCCTTTGCGGTCATCTTGCAGCACGTATTTGACCACAGAGAGCACAAAGAGCGCAAAGACCTCTTTTTCTCTGCGTTCTCTGCGTCCTTTGCGGTTATTTTGCAGCACGTATTTGATCACAGAGAGCACAAAGAGCGCAAAGACCTCTTTTTTCTGTTCTCTGCGTCCTTTGCGGTCATCTTGCAGCACGTATTTGATCACAGAGAGCACAAAGAGCGCAAAGACCTCTTTTTTCTGTGTTCTCTGCGTCCTTTGCGGTCATCTTGCAGCACGTATTTGACCACAGAGAGCACAAAGAGCGCAAAGACCTCTTTTTCTCTGTGTTCTCTGCGTCCTTTGCGGTCATCTTGCAACACGTATTTGACCACAGAGAGCACAAAGAGCGCAAAGACCTCTTTTCCTCTGTGTTCTCTGCATCCTTTGCGGTCATCTTGCAGCACGTATTTGACCACAGAGAGCACAAAGAGCGCAAAGACCTCTTTTTTCTCTGTGTTCTCTGCGTCCTTTGCGGTTATCTTGCAGCACGTATTTGACCACAGAGAGCACAAAGAGCGCAAAGACCTCTTTTTTCTCTGTGTTCTCTGCGTCCTTTGCGGTTATCTTGCAGCACGTATTTGACCACAGAGAGCACAAAGAGCGCAAAGACCTCTTTTTTCTCTGTGTTCTCTGCGTCCTTTGCGGTCATCTTGCAGCACGTATTTGACCACAGAGAGCACAAAGACCTCTTTTTTCTCTGTGTTCTCTGCGTCCTTTGCGGTTATTCTCCAACTCCAAACAGCGACGGCTGATTGGGTGTTGCGGGTCTGGCGGGCTTGGGCGGCGCGCTAGGCAGGTTTTCCACCTTGAGGCTGTAATCATCGTGGCCCCATTCACAAGCCGCCAGCACTGTCTTGGGGATCTTCTTGACGGTGAGGTTGGGATACCGATCGGCCGCACCGCGGAACGCCAGACACAGCGCCAGCAGCGAACGCTCCGGCCCCACCTCATCGCTCAGTTGGGCGAGCTGCTCCGGGCTGAGCGTCTGCGTGGTGACGTAGATGAAGTCGCTCTCGGTGGAATGGCCGTGCTGCCAGTAGACCGCGTCGCTGGGCGCATAAGTGAAGCCTTCCAGCTTGCACAGCGCCTCGGCGAGCATGGCCGCGTTGTACTGCTTGTTGATCACCCAGTTGCCCCAGCGGTCCTTCTCCAGCAGCGAAGGCGCCAGCCGGAAGTAGCGGAACCCGCCGCCACCCTGCCAGCCCACGGCCTGGGTGACGCCGCCCTTGTCCTCGCTATCAATGACCTTGCGCAGTCGCGGGATGATGTGTGTGTGGCAGTGCTCGCCCAGTTCGATCATGATCCAGCGCCGGCCCATCTTGTGCGCCACCGCGCCGGTGGTGCCCGAGCCGGCGAAAGAGTCGAGTACCCAGTCGCCGGGGTTGGTTGTCAGATCCAAGACGCGCTTGATGAGACCTTCGGGCTTCTTGCCCTTCGGGAAGACCACGCCACCTTCAGCATGTATGTTGTTCGAGAGGATGTCCTGCCATAGGGTTGTCAGAGGCTCACCAGCCACCATCTGACCATCGATTTCTTTGAGCTTGTCCGCGTAGAATAGGATTCGTCTGCCACCTCTTAGATAGATATCGGAATAGCCTTTGCGTTGAAGGCAGAAGATCTCCTCTGGTTTGGACTTTGAGATGTCAATCAGTTTTCGAGCTTCAGCACTCACTCCCTCATAATTGGGACGCGCAAATTGCATCACACTTCGCGCCTGCGTCGTTACAAACTCATTAAGTAAACCAGGTTTGGTTCGGGCTATTTCTCGAGCCTCTCCCTCCAAAATGTGATGTGCTTCAGCAAAAGCCTTTACTAGAGTTGTGATACGCCAGAATCTGTAGGGCTCTTCGACATTCTCGATGAACTGGCTGTAGCGTTCATCTCGCTCCCTACCCGTGAAAACACGGTTGGGCGTC
This portion of the Candidatus Amarolinea dominans genome encodes:
- a CDS encoding site-specific DNA-methyltransferase, producing the protein MTQRNQKLELTWIGKENRPQLEPRILLEDPEKSYHASHRVTDQDSFDNRLIFGDNLLALKALEQEYAGKIKCIYIDPPFNTQQAFEHYDDTVEHSIWLSLMRDRLELLRRLLARDGTLFVHIDDNELGYLIVLLDELFGRDNRLYVVTFKQASATGHKAINPGCVNTTNFLLIYAKEKSHWTPNRVFTGRERDERYSQFIENVEEPYRFWRITTLVKAFAEAHHILEGEAREIARTKPGLLNEFVTTQARSVMQFARPNYEGVSAEARKLIDISKSKPEEIFCLQRKGYSDIYLRGGRRILFYADKLKEIDGQMVAGEPLTTLWQDILSNNIHAEGGVVFPKGKKPEGLIKRVLDLTTNPGDWVLDSFAGSGTTGAVAHKMGRRWIMIELGEHCHTHIIPRLRKVIDSEDKGGVTQAVGWQGGGGFRYFRLAPSLLEKDRWGNWVINKQYNAAMLAEALCKLEGFTYAPSDAVYWQHGHSTESDFIYVTTQTLSPEQLAQLSDEVGPERSLLALCLAFRGAADRYPNLTVKKIPKTVLAACEWGHDDYSLKVENLPSAPPKPARPATPNQPSLFGVGE